In Streptomyces sp. TLI_146, the genomic stretch CCGGTTCCGCGACGTCTCCCGCTCGATGACCTCGTCCGGCGGGTAGAACCCGCCCCCCGCCCCGGACTCCCCGGGATACATCTCGAACGTGTAGTCGAAGATCTTCTGCGTCCCCCACAGGAAGTCGTCGATCGTGCCATCGGTGATGTACAGGTCGCTGGACTGCTCCGGCGTGTACCCGTTGGACGCCGCCATCTTCCCGCCCACGGCGGCGAACGCGTCGTGGTCGTCCTTCGTCAGCCCCGTTGCCGTGTCGTTGTACGTGTAGCCGAACGGCCACAGCACCAGCTCGCTGTACGTGTGGAAGTCGATCCCCGCCTTGATCTGCTGCTTGCCGCCCACCACCCGGCTGCGGGCGAAGTCGGAGACGACCTTCACCTCGGGCGCGGACTCGGGCGCCGTGCCGCGGTACGTCTCGGAGCTCCTGCTGGAGGAGGAGCCGCCGCAGCAGCCCCACTTGTAGTTCCAGTTGCGGTTCAGGTCCGTACCGACGTACGAGGAACCGGAGTTGGGCTGGCGGTTCTTGCGCCACGAGCGGTAGGAGCCGGTCGCGATGTCGTACTCGCCGCCGTCCGGGTTGAGGTCCGGCACGATCCAGATCTCGCGGTTGTTCACCATGTTGGTGATCCGCGCGTCCTTGCCGTAGCCCGCCCCGAACTCGCGCAGCAGGTACAGCGCCATCTCCACCGTCAGGTGCTCGCGCGCGTGCTGGTGGAAGGTGAAGAGCACCTCCGGCTCGTTCTCGTCCGTCGCCACGTTGTCGCTCACCTTGATCGCGACGATGTCCCGGCCCTGGTACGACTTGCCGATCACGCGCTTGCTCATGATCGAGGGGTAGGCCGCGAGCCGCTGGTCGATCTCCGTCGTCATCTCGGCGTAGTTGTGGTAGTTCGAGTCCGCCGGCGGGAAGTCGAAGGGCTGGGCCGCCGCGCCGTTCGTACGGGCCGGAGGGCCGGGCAGTGCCTTGAGCGCGTAGCCCAGCGTGCGCAGGTTCTTCGCCTGCGCCGCGTCCGCGCTGACCACGACGGTGTGCTCGCGCACCTCGTCGATGGCCACCCCGGTGGCGGCGATGGCGGTGCGCGCGGCGGGTGTGGCCGGGCCGTGGATCTCGTACTGGGTGGTGGCCTCGTCGGCGGCCACGTCCGCGCGTTCGCGGGGCGAGGGCGCGGGGGACGCGGTGGCGTGGGAGGTCAGGGGTGCGGCCAGGGCCATCGCGAGGAGGGCCGCGAGGCCCGCCGAACGTCTGGCGGCACGCGGGCGCGTACGGAGTCGCATGAATTCTCCTGGGGATGTGGAGGAGGTGGGGGTGTTCATGTCGACGTTGCTGGGGGGTTCG encodes the following:
- a CDS encoding M14 family metallopeptidase, with translation MRLRTRPRAARRSAGLAALLAMALAAPLTSHATASPAPSPRERADVAADEATTQYEIHGPATPAARTAIAATGVAIDEVREHTVVVSADAAQAKNLRTLGYALKALPGPPARTNGAAAQPFDFPPADSNYHNYAEMTTEIDQRLAAYPSIMSKRVIGKSYQGRDIVAIKVSDNVATDENEPEVLFTFHQHAREHLTVEMALYLLREFGAGYGKDARITNMVNNREIWIVPDLNPDGGEYDIATGSYRSWRKNRQPNSGSSYVGTDLNRNWNYKWGCCGGSSSSRSSETYRGTAPESAPEVKVVSDFARSRVVGGKQQIKAGIDFHTYSELVLWPFGYTYNDTATGLTKDDHDAFAAVGGKMAASNGYTPEQSSDLYITDGTIDDFLWGTQKIFDYTFEMYPGESGAGGGFYPPDEVIERETSRNRDAVLQLLENADCMYRSIGKESQYCTG